A genomic stretch from uncultured Cohaesibacter sp. includes:
- the trmFO gene encoding methylenetetrahydrofolate--tRNA-(uracil(54)-C(5))-methyltransferase (FADH(2)-oxidizing) TrmFO encodes MTKSYKSVRIIGAGLAGSEAAWQLANACIPVHLHEMRPTRSTDAHVTDHCAELVCSNSFRSDDHEANAVGLLHQEMREAGSLIMSCADANSIPAGGALAVAREAFSEAVTEKLSNHPYITIERGELDTLPSADDGLCLVATGPLTSEALSKSILALTGEESLAFYDAIAPIIHFDSIDMEKAWFQSRYDKKGPSGTGADYINCAMNEEEYNAFLDAMLGAEKAEFKEWEKAKYFDGCLPIEVMAERGRDTPRYGPMKPVGLTNPHKPDEDPFAVVQLRQDNKLGTLFNIVGFQTKMKYGAQAEVFRMIPGLENAQFARLGGIHRNTFLNSPKLLDETLRLREHPHLRFAGQITGCEGYVESASIGLLAGRFIAAEMAGRTAVPPPETTAFGALLAHITGGHLVDSNGGKRSFQPMNVNFGLFPPVEFSRRREDGSKMRGVEKQLSKKKALSKRALADTRIWLDSLEIG; translated from the coding sequence GTGACAAAGAGCTATAAGTCTGTGCGTATCATTGGAGCAGGACTTGCCGGGTCAGAGGCCGCCTGGCAACTGGCCAATGCTTGCATTCCGGTTCATCTTCATGAAATGAGACCGACACGATCAACGGATGCTCATGTCACGGATCACTGCGCGGAGCTCGTTTGCTCCAATTCCTTCCGCTCGGATGATCATGAAGCCAATGCTGTTGGCTTGTTGCATCAGGAGATGCGTGAGGCCGGCTCTCTGATCATGTCCTGCGCGGACGCAAACTCTATTCCCGCTGGTGGGGCCTTGGCCGTGGCGCGCGAGGCTTTTTCCGAAGCGGTTACGGAAAAGCTATCGAATCATCCCTACATTACGATTGAAAGGGGTGAGCTGGACACCCTGCCCTCTGCCGACGATGGTCTATGCCTGGTCGCTACCGGCCCTTTGACATCCGAAGCTCTGTCCAAATCCATTCTGGCGCTGACGGGGGAAGAGTCCCTTGCCTTTTACGATGCGATCGCACCGATCATTCATTTCGATTCCATTGATATGGAGAAGGCATGGTTCCAGTCTCGTTATGACAAGAAAGGTCCCTCTGGCACTGGGGCGGATTATATCAACTGCGCCATGAATGAGGAGGAATATAATGCTTTTCTCGATGCAATGCTTGGCGCCGAAAAGGCTGAATTCAAGGAATGGGAAAAGGCCAAATATTTTGACGGCTGTCTGCCGATTGAAGTGATGGCCGAACGTGGGCGCGACACGCCGCGCTACGGTCCGATGAAGCCGGTGGGCCTAACCAATCCGCACAAGCCGGATGAAGATCCGTTTGCGGTTGTGCAGCTGAGGCAGGATAACAAGCTGGGTACGCTGTTCAATATTGTCGGCTTCCAGACAAAGATGAAATATGGTGCACAAGCGGAAGTCTTCCGCATGATACCGGGCTTGGAAAATGCGCAATTTGCTCGGCTTGGCGGTATTCATCGCAACACCTTCCTGAATTCACCCAAGCTGCTTGATGAAACCTTGCGCCTTCGGGAGCATCCGCATCTACGCTTTGCCGGACAAATCACCGGCTGCGAAGGTTATGTTGAGTCGGCATCGATTGGCCTGCTTGCCGGTCGTTTCATTGCGGCTGAAATGGCAGGACGGACAGCAGTGCCACCGCCTGAAACAACCGCCTTTGGTGCCTTGCTGGCCCATATTACCGGTGGGCATCTGGTCGATTCAAACGGTGGCAAACGGTCGTTCCAACCGATGAATGTGAATTTTGGCTTGTTTCCGCCGGTCGAATTTTCCCGTCGGCGTGAGGATGGCTCCAAGATGCGTGGTGTTGAAAAGCAGCTTTCCAAGAAAAAGGCACTCTCCAAGCGTGCTTTGGCCGACACCAGAATCTGGTTGGACAGCTTGGAAATCGGCTGA
- a CDS encoding cation diffusion facilitator family transporter: MASHGSKKVIYAALAGNTLISITKFVAATITGSSAMLSEGIHSLVDTGNQGLLLYGIRRSGRPADIKHPFGYGAELYFWAFVVALLIFAVGAGLSLYEGIEKVLHPEPIGDPTINFIVLGVAFCFEGWAWFVALREFRNTKGKRSYFQAVSDSKDPTVFTVLFEDSAAMLGLLVAAVGIALSHYLELPWMDGAASIVIGLILGFTAILLAYETKSLLIGEAASTESEAEIAAIVNGHPAVTMVNELRTMHRGPNEILLALSLDFRDDMVVGQLEAVIADLERHIRERVPQVHRVYIEAQSYLDHKSIEERLNSEQ; encoded by the coding sequence GTGGCATCTCACGGTTCAAAGAAAGTCATTTATGCAGCATTAGCTGGCAATACGTTGATTTCAATTACGAAATTCGTCGCAGCTACAATTACCGGATCGTCTGCAATGCTATCGGAAGGCATTCATAGTCTTGTCGATACCGGTAATCAGGGATTGTTACTCTATGGTATAAGACGCTCTGGTAGACCGGCAGATATCAAGCATCCCTTCGGTTACGGCGCTGAATTGTATTTCTGGGCCTTTGTGGTTGCGTTGCTGATTTTCGCCGTTGGCGCTGGTTTGTCTCTTTATGAGGGAATCGAGAAGGTGCTGCATCCCGAGCCTATCGGCGATCCGACGATCAACTTTATCGTATTGGGGGTGGCATTCTGTTTTGAAGGCTGGGCCTGGTTTGTTGCCTTGCGTGAATTTCGGAACACGAAGGGCAAGCGGAGTTACTTTCAGGCGGTTTCAGATTCCAAAGATCCGACGGTCTTTACCGTGTTGTTTGAGGATAGTGCCGCAATGCTCGGTTTGCTCGTCGCCGCCGTTGGTATTGCGCTTTCCCACTATCTGGAGCTTCCATGGATGGATGGCGCAGCCTCCATCGTTATCGGGCTCATTCTGGGCTTTACCGCGATATTGCTGGCTTATGAAACTAAGAGCCTTCTGATCGGGGAAGCCGCCTCCACCGAGAGCGAAGCCGAGATCGCGGCTATCGTCAATGGCCATCCTGCAGTAACCATGGTCAATGAGCTGCGCACCATGCACCGCGGTCCAAATGAAATCCTGCTCGCTCTCAGCCTTGATTTCCGCGATGACATGGTCGTCGGGCAGCTTGAGGCGGTGATCGCCGACCTTGAGCGCCATATTCGTGAACGTGTGCCGCAGGTCCATCGCGTTTATATTGAAGCGCAGTCCTATCTGGATCATAAGTCGATTGAAGAGCGACTGAACTCAGAGCAGTGA
- a CDS encoding single-stranded DNA-binding protein: MAGSVNKVILVGNLGADPDIRRTQDGRPICNLSVATSESWKDRNSGERRERTEWHRVVIFNEGLCRIAEQYLRKGSKIYLEGQLQTRKWQDQSGQDRYSTEVVLQGFNGNLTMLDNRGEGGGGGFGGGQSGGQSGGDFGGPGGGYGGGAPGGFGGGQAPSGGGQPSGGFRDEMDDDIPF; encoded by the coding sequence ATGGCCGGTAGCGTTAACAAAGTCATTCTGGTTGGCAATCTGGGAGCAGATCCCGATATTCGCAGAACTCAGGATGGCCGCCCGATCTGCAACCTGTCTGTCGCCACTTCAGAAAGTTGGAAAGATCGCAACTCTGGCGAACGGCGCGAACGGACCGAATGGCACCGCGTGGTCATTTTCAACGAAGGTCTGTGTCGGATTGCAGAGCAGTATCTCAGAAAAGGGTCCAAGATCTATCTCGAAGGACAGCTTCAGACTCGCAAATGGCAGGATCAGAGCGGGCAGGATCGGTATTCAACCGAAGTCGTTCTGCAGGGCTTCAATGGCAACCTCACCATGCTGGATAACCGCGGCGAAGGTGGCGGCGGAGGATTTGGCGGCGGCCAATCCGGAGGTCAGTCCGGCGGTGATTTTGGCGGCCCTGGCGGCGGCTATGGTGGCGGAGCCCCTGGCGGATTTGGCGGCGGACAAGCCCCATCTGGTGGCGGTCAGCCTTCTGGCGGCTTCCGCGACGAAATGGACGACGATATTCCGTTTTGA
- a CDS encoding DUF1127 domain-containing protein gives MLDTVVQNYRQWRNFRDTVDNLNRLSNRECEVSISRADVTQTARRAVGM, from the coding sequence ATGCTTGATACAGTTGTTCAGAATTATCGGCAGTGGCGCAATTTTCGTGACACGGTCGATAATCTTAATCGTCTGTCCAATAGAGAATGCGAAGTGAGCATTTCTCGCGCAGACGTGACGCAGACTGCAAGACGTGCAGTTGGTATGTAA
- a CDS encoding efflux RND transporter periplasmic adaptor subunit yields MRKALQKRGTFLSACLFALTVAGFATTANSFTVQQTSIEDKKAVFATVQSTDSLSARVRTSGTVEELNVTEGSYVAAGEIIAMVRDPKLSLQVEALDAQINAAQRQVSNLRTELNRAQQLFERGSTTKARLDSANTQFDVANSNLEAARAQKAVVVRQMEEGAVLAPQAGRVLEVPITVGAVVMTGESIATIAKDNYILRMALPERHAQFLHDGDPIELAGRNMNCDSSCVQVGKIVKVYPEISDGRVLADASVEGLGDYFVGERIQVRVGAGSRMAFLVPHDLVFTRSGIDFVRAKGADGQPTEIAVQVGQPYNENGKDMIEILTGVVAGDELIQP; encoded by the coding sequence ATGCGCAAGGCACTCCAAAAACGAGGCACTTTTCTTTCAGCCTGTTTGTTCGCTCTGACCGTCGCAGGTTTTGCGACCACCGCAAACAGTTTCACGGTCCAGCAGACATCCATTGAAGACAAAAAGGCGGTTTTTGCCACCGTGCAGAGCACAGATTCCCTCTCGGCCCGTGTGCGTACATCCGGCACAGTGGAGGAATTGAATGTAACCGAAGGCAGCTATGTTGCAGCAGGTGAAATCATTGCCATGGTGCGCGACCCCAAACTTAGCCTGCAAGTGGAAGCGCTGGATGCCCAGATCAATGCAGCCCAGAGACAGGTCTCCAACCTGAGGACTGAATTGAACAGAGCCCAGCAACTATTCGAACGGGGTTCGACAACGAAGGCGCGGCTTGATTCAGCCAACACACAGTTTGATGTAGCCAATAGCAATCTGGAAGCCGCCAGAGCGCAAAAAGCGGTCGTTGTCCGCCAGATGGAGGAGGGGGCGGTGCTTGCGCCTCAAGCCGGACGCGTGCTTGAGGTCCCCATCACAGTTGGCGCCGTGGTGATGACAGGCGAATCCATCGCCACGATCGCCAAGGACAATTACATTCTGCGCATGGCTCTGCCAGAACGCCACGCCCAATTCCTGCATGATGGGGACCCGATCGAACTGGCGGGCCGCAACATGAACTGCGACTCTTCCTGCGTGCAAGTCGGCAAGATCGTAAAGGTCTATCCCGAAATCTCCGATGGCCGTGTTCTTGCCGACGCCAGCGTTGAAGGACTTGGTGACTATTTTGTCGGAGAACGCATTCAGGTCCGCGTAGGAGCTGGCAGCCGAATGGCCTTTCTGGTGCCGCATGATCTGGTCTTCACCCGCTCCGGCATCGATTTTGTACGCGCCAAAGGCGCAGACGGCCAACCAACAGAGATCGCTGTGCAAGTGGGTCAGCCCTACAATGAAAATGGCAAGGACATGATTGAAATTCTGACCGGCGTCGTCGCCGGTGACGAACTCATTCAGCCATAA
- the uvrA gene encoding excinuclease ABC subunit UvrA translates to MTIDKKVFVAPSQKAIAIRGAREHNLKNVDLDIPRDQLVVMTGLSGSGKSSLAFDTVYAEGQRRYVESLSAYARQFLEMMQKPDVDSIEGLSPAISIEQKTTSRNPRSTVGTVTEIYDYLRLLFARVGIPYSPATGLPIESQTVSQMVDRVMELPEKTRFLLLAPIVRGRKGEFRKELAELVKRGLTRFRIDGQMYDDGDLPTLDKKFKHNIEVVVHRMVVKEGIEKRLADSLELALELADGLAIVEMVDQKDDNGEPKRTTFSAKFACPVSGFTIPEIEPRLFSFNNPFGACPVCDGLGSELQVSPELVIPDTSRSIKDGAIAPWSKTSSPFYRQTLEALAKHFDFSLTVPWIELPFKAQEAILYGTGKEKLLFVYDDGARSYKTTKPFEGVIPNLERRFRETESSMVREEIGKYQSAHACSACDGNRLKPEALAVKLDGKHISQISSLSIRAAAQWVQDLPATLSEKQTEIAERILKEIRERLKFLNDVGLEYLTLSRGSGSLSGGESQRIRLASQIGSGLTGVLYVLDEPSIGLHQRDNARLLETLKHLRDLGNTVIVVEHDEDAVLEADFVVDVGPGAGIHGGHIVSKGTPAEIMADPASLTGQYLSGAKTISVDHDRRKGKKKKQITVVNACGNNLKNVTASIPLGTFTCVTGVSGGGKSTFLIDTLYKSAAMKLNRARDMPSPHDRIEGLEHVDKVIDIDQSPIGRTPRSNPATYTGAFTPIRDWFSGLPEAKARGYAPGRFSFNVKGGRCEACQGDGVIKIEMHFLPDVYVTCDVCKGHRYNRETLEVQFKGKSISDVLQMTVDEAADFFSAVPAVRDKMVTLQRVGLGYVKVGQQATTLSGGEAQRVKLAKELSKRSTGRTLYILDEPTTGLHFHDVAKLLEVLHELVNQGNTVAVIEHNLEVIQTADWILDLGPEGGDGGGQIVVEGTPEDVMACEKSYTGQFLKELKERRDSKS, encoded by the coding sequence ATGACAATTGATAAAAAAGTGTTCGTTGCACCTTCGCAGAAAGCCATAGCGATTCGTGGTGCGCGGGAACATAATCTCAAGAATGTTGATCTGGATATTCCGCGCGATCAGCTGGTGGTGATGACCGGCTTGTCCGGGTCTGGCAAAAGCTCGCTGGCCTTTGATACCGTCTATGCCGAAGGGCAGCGGCGCTATGTTGAATCCCTTTCGGCTTATGCGCGGCAGTTTCTGGAAATGATGCAGAAGCCCGATGTGGATTCCATCGAGGGGCTTTCTCCCGCCATTTCCATCGAACAGAAAACGACTTCGCGCAACCCGCGCTCTACGGTTGGCACTGTTACGGAAATCTATGATTATCTGCGCCTGCTTTTTGCGCGTGTCGGCATTCCGTATAGTCCGGCAACCGGTCTGCCAATTGAAAGTCAGACGGTTAGTCAGATGGTCGACCGTGTCATGGAGCTACCTGAGAAAACCCGCTTTCTGCTGTTGGCGCCTATTGTGCGCGGGCGTAAAGGTGAGTTCCGTAAAGAGTTGGCCGAGCTGGTCAAGCGCGGACTGACGCGTTTCCGGATCGACGGGCAGATGTATGATGACGGTGACCTGCCTACGCTCGATAAGAAATTCAAGCATAATATCGAGGTCGTTGTTCACCGTATGGTGGTCAAGGAAGGCATCGAGAAGCGCCTTGCCGATTCCCTTGAGCTGGCGCTGGAGCTGGCCGACGGGCTTGCTATTGTAGAAATGGTTGACCAGAAGGATGATAATGGCGAACCGAAGCGGACGACCTTCTCGGCAAAATTCGCCTGCCCTGTTTCCGGTTTTACCATTCCGGAAATAGAGCCGCGTCTCTTCTCCTTTAACAACCCATTCGGTGCCTGCCCTGTTTGTGATGGTCTGGGCAGTGAATTGCAGGTGAGCCCCGAGTTGGTCATCCCAGATACCTCGCGCAGCATCAAGGATGGTGCCATCGCGCCATGGTCCAAGACCTCTTCACCATTCTATCGCCAGACACTGGAAGCACTTGCCAAGCATTTTGATTTCTCTCTCACTGTGCCTTGGATTGAGCTGCCCTTTAAGGCACAGGAGGCCATTCTCTATGGCACTGGCAAAGAGAAACTGCTCTTTGTTTATGACGACGGGGCACGGTCCTACAAGACCACAAAGCCTTTTGAAGGCGTCATTCCCAATCTGGAGCGCCGCTTTAGGGAAACCGAGAGCAGCATGGTGCGCGAAGAAATTGGCAAATACCAGTCCGCGCACGCCTGCTCGGCTTGTGATGGGAACCGGCTCAAGCCCGAAGCGCTTGCGGTCAAGCTGGATGGCAAGCATATCTCTCAAATTTCCAGCCTGTCCATTCGTGCTGCGGCTCAGTGGGTTCAGGATCTGCCTGCGACCTTATCGGAGAAACAAACAGAGATTGCCGAACGTATCCTGAAGGAGATCCGCGAGCGGCTGAAATTTCTCAATGATGTGGGGCTTGAATATCTGACCCTTTCCCGTGGGTCCGGATCGCTCTCTGGCGGTGAAAGCCAGCGTATTCGACTGGCCTCCCAGATCGGGTCGGGGTTGACCGGCGTACTTTATGTTTTGGATGAGCCGTCGATTGGTTTGCATCAGCGCGATAACGCGCGGCTTCTGGAGACGCTGAAGCATCTGCGGGATCTGGGCAACACGGTGATTGTGGTCGAGCATGATGAAGATGCTGTGCTTGAGGCCGACTTTGTTGTTGATGTCGGGCCTGGTGCCGGTATTCACGGCGGGCATATTGTGTCCAAAGGCACGCCAGCTGAAATCATGGCTGATCCAGCCTCTCTGACCGGCCAGTATCTATCTGGTGCGAAAACCATTTCTGTTGATCATGATCGCCGTAAGGGCAAGAAAAAGAAACAGATTACGGTCGTCAATGCGTGTGGCAACAATCTCAAGAATGTCACGGCCTCCATTCCTCTAGGCACCTTCACATGTGTGACGGGGGTTTCGGGCGGAGGCAAATCCACCTTCCTGATTGATACGCTCTATAAAAGTGCGGCCATGAAGCTCAACCGGGCGCGCGATATGCCCTCCCCGCATGATCGCATCGAAGGGCTGGAGCATGTCGACAAGGTGATCGACATCGACCAATCCCCCATCGGGCGCACGCCACGTTCGAACCCGGCCACCTATACCGGTGCCTTCACACCCATTCGCGACTGGTTCTCTGGCTTGCCAGAAGCCAAGGCACGGGGCTATGCGCCCGGTCGTTTTTCCTTCAACGTCAAGGGTGGACGGTGCGAAGCCTGTCAGGGGGATGGCGTCATCAAGATCGAGATGCACTTCCTGCCTGATGTGTATGTAACGTGCGATGTCTGCAAAGGGCATCGCTACAATCGCGAAACTCTTGAAGTGCAGTTCAAGGGTAAGTCGATTTCTGATGTCCTTCAGATGACCGTGGATGAAGCTGCTGACTTCTTCTCGGCTGTGCCGGCTGTGCGCGACAAGATGGTGACTTTGCAGCGGGTCGGTTTGGGCTATGTAAAGGTCGGTCAGCAAGCCACGACGCTTTCTGGCGGTGAAGCCCAGCGGGTCAAGCTTGCCAAGGAGCTTTCGAAACGCTCTACGGGTCGAACACTCTATATTCTGGATGAACCGACAACGGGTTTGCATTTTCATGATGTTGCCAAGCTTCTTGAAGTGTTGCACGAGCTTGTCAATCAGGGCAACACGGTCGCTGTGATTGAGCACAATCTGGAAGTCATTCAAACGGCTGACTGGATTCTCGACCTTGGGCCGGAAGGTGGCGACGGCGGAGGACAAATCGTTGTAGAAGGCACACCCGAAGACGTTATGGCATGCGAAAAAAGCTACACGGGACAGTTTTTGAAAGAGCTGAAAGAGAGACGCGATTCTAAGTCGTGA
- a CDS encoding efflux RND transporter permease subunit, which produces MSKKAHNLGISGNLAKNFITSPLTPLMLITAFALGLIALMMLPREEEPQISVPMVDIQVSANGLKAEDAVKLITEPLETIIKSINGIDHVYSNTYDDRVVVTARFLVGTDSDSAVLRVHDKIRANLDRMPVGISEPLIVGRGIDDVAITVLTLSPDPSVADKWNDNGLYEVADELRVELAKLDNIGLTYIVGGQTNQIRVEPDPEKLALYGVTLQQLVGKVQAANKSFMVSSLREAGKTVPVAVGQTLHGIPDIGLLLITTLDGRPVYVKDVATIVVGSSQDDHRVWNLTPKEGGGFNRLPAVELAIAKRKGANAVDIAHSILERVEQLKGEIIPEGVHVDVTRDYGETANEKANELLYHLGLATVSIVILVGLAIGIREGIVVLIVIPTTILLTLAAAYLMGYTINRVSLFALIFAIGILVDDAIVMIENISRHWAMNDDRSKIQAAIEGVAEVGNPTVIATLTVVAALLPMMFVSGMMGPYMSPIPAVASAAMVLSFFVAVMLTPWLMNLIGKPGHSEAADGGILGRIYRSLAKPVLSGRSHAWAFLLIVGFATIGSTMLIYTKHVTVKLLPFDNKSEMQVIADLPEGSSMEDTDRLLLAATRKLEGVEEIKSIQSHAGTAAPFGFNGLVRHYFFRSSPEMGDLQINLSGKADRSRTSHEIALQIRDLIKDLPAPEGTVLKVVEVPPGPPVLSTLLAEIYGPDPETRRAVATEVRKLFEEVPYIVDVDDSFGTPTERARLRIDQDNLEYHNVSQGDVYNTISYYLNGQVVGYSHKGGGRRPVEIAVKPDKSDLTISERLLTIPVPQNSIPDERGVVELGDVIRIDREQASFPIYRHNGRPNEMVQADLAGDFEAPIYGMLAVQEKIDAHDWGDLPKPKIILHGQPKDDSEVSLLWDGEWEVTWVTFRDMGAAFGVAILAIYALVVAQFHSFRVPLVVLTPIPLTLIGIMIGHWIFHAPFSATSMIGFIALAGIIVRNSILLVDFVGHEKGSGRPLKEVLLEAGSIRFKPIMLTALAAMIGAVVILADPIFQGLAISLLFGLASSTLLTVLVIPAIYIALKGTDRPV; this is translated from the coding sequence ATGAGTAAGAAAGCCCATAATCTTGGCATTTCGGGCAACCTGGCCAAGAATTTTATCACGTCGCCCCTGACGCCCCTGATGCTGATCACGGCCTTTGCGCTCGGCCTTATCGCCTTGATGATGCTGCCTCGCGAGGAAGAGCCACAGATTTCTGTGCCGATGGTTGACATTCAAGTGTCCGCGAATGGTCTGAAGGCAGAGGATGCCGTCAAGCTCATCACAGAGCCGCTGGAAACGATTATCAAAAGCATCAATGGCATAGACCATGTCTATTCCAACACCTATGACGATCGCGTCGTTGTAACGGCCCGTTTTCTTGTGGGAACGGATTCTGACTCGGCCGTACTCAGGGTGCACGACAAGATCCGCGCCAATCTGGACCGCATGCCTGTTGGCATATCCGAACCGTTGATCGTGGGGCGCGGCATTGATGATGTTGCCATTACGGTGCTCACCCTGTCGCCAGACCCATCCGTGGCCGACAAATGGAACGACAACGGGTTGTATGAAGTCGCCGATGAATTGCGCGTCGAGCTCGCCAAGCTCGACAATATCGGCCTGACCTATATCGTTGGAGGGCAGACCAACCAGATCCGCGTGGAACCGGACCCGGAGAAGCTGGCCCTTTACGGTGTCACCTTGCAACAGCTGGTTGGCAAGGTGCAGGCAGCCAACAAATCCTTCATGGTCAGTTCCCTGCGCGAGGCGGGCAAAACCGTGCCGGTCGCAGTCGGCCAGACTCTTCATGGCATACCCGACATTGGCCTTTTGCTCATCACCACGCTCGATGGACGCCCGGTTTACGTCAAAGATGTGGCGACCATCGTCGTTGGGAGCAGTCAGGATGACCATCGCGTCTGGAACCTGACACCCAAAGAAGGCGGAGGCTTCAATCGCTTACCGGCCGTTGAATTGGCCATTGCCAAACGCAAGGGTGCCAACGCGGTTGATATTGCGCATTCCATTCTGGAGCGAGTGGAACAGCTCAAGGGAGAGATCATTCCCGAAGGCGTTCATGTTGACGTAACCCGGGACTATGGCGAAACAGCCAACGAAAAGGCCAATGAGCTTCTCTATCATCTGGGGCTGGCGACTGTATCCATCGTCATTCTGGTGGGGCTCGCCATTGGCATTCGAGAGGGCATCGTCGTCTTGATCGTCATCCCGACGACCATTCTGCTGACCCTCGCGGCCGCTTATCTGATGGGCTATACCATCAACCGCGTGTCTCTGTTCGCGCTCATCTTTGCCATTGGTATCCTCGTGGACGATGCCATCGTGATGATCGAGAATATCTCGCGACATTGGGCCATGAATGATGACCGCTCAAAGATACAGGCCGCCATTGAAGGCGTTGCGGAAGTGGGCAACCCGACCGTCATCGCCACGCTCACCGTTGTCGCCGCACTTCTACCAATGATGTTTGTCTCGGGCATGATGGGCCCCTATATGAGCCCGATTCCCGCAGTCGCATCTGCTGCGATGGTGTTGTCCTTCTTTGTCGCCGTCATGCTGACCCCGTGGCTGATGAACCTCATCGGCAAACCGGGCCACAGCGAAGCGGCAGATGGCGGCATATTGGGGCGGATCTATCGCTCCCTTGCCAAACCTGTATTGAGCGGACGCAGCCACGCTTGGGCCTTCCTGCTGATCGTCGGCTTTGCCACCATCGGTTCAACCATGCTCATCTATACAAAGCATGTCACGGTGAAGCTCTTGCCTTTTGACAACAAGTCCGAAATGCAGGTCATCGCCGATCTGCCTGAGGGCTCTTCCATGGAAGATACCGATAGGCTTCTGCTGGCAGCGACCCGCAAGCTGGAAGGGGTAGAAGAAATCAAGTCTATCCAGTCACACGCTGGCACTGCTGCGCCGTTCGGATTTAACGGCCTCGTCAGACACTATTTCTTCCGCTCCAGCCCGGAAATGGGGGATCTCCAGATCAACCTGTCCGGCAAGGCGGATCGTAGCCGCACAAGCCATGAGATAGCTCTGCAAATTCGAGACCTCATCAAGGATCTACCTGCGCCAGAAGGCACCGTGCTGAAGGTGGTGGAAGTCCCTCCCGGACCGCCGGTTCTCTCAACGCTGCTCGCCGAGATCTATGGCCCCGATCCGGAAACCCGCCGCGCTGTGGCAACCGAAGTGCGCAAACTGTTCGAAGAAGTGCCCTATATCGTCGATGTTGACGACAGTTTCGGCACCCCGACTGAGCGGGCGCGCCTGCGCATCGATCAGGATAACCTAGAATATCACAATGTCTCTCAAGGGGATGTCTACAACACGATCTCCTACTATCTGAACGGTCAGGTGGTTGGCTATTCCCACAAGGGTGGTGGACGCCGTCCGGTCGAGATCGCTGTAAAGCCGGATAAATCCGATCTCACCATCTCGGAGCGCCTCTTGACCATACCTGTGCCGCAGAATTCCATTCCGGACGAACGTGGTGTTGTCGAGCTTGGCGACGTGATCCGCATTGATCGCGAACAAGCAAGCTTTCCGATCTATCGCCACAACGGGCGCCCGAACGAAATGGTACAGGCCGATCTTGCTGGCGATTTCGAGGCTCCCATTTACGGAATGCTGGCCGTACAGGAGAAAATCGACGCCCATGATTGGGGCGATCTGCCAAAACCGAAGATCATCCTGCACGGACAGCCCAAGGACGATTCAGAGGTCTCTTTGCTCTGGGACGGGGAATGGGAAGTCACATGGGTTACCTTCCGTGATATGGGAGCCGCCTTTGGCGTGGCAATTCTGGCCATCTATGCCCTCGTTGTTGCGCAGTTCCATTCCTTCCGCGTCCCTCTGGTGGTGTTGACGCCAATCCCGCTGACGCTGATTGGTATCATGATCGGTCACTGGATTTTCCATGCGCCATTTTCGGCCACTTCGATGATCGGTTTCATCGCGCTGGCCGGTATCATCGTCAGAAACTCGATATTGCTGGTGGATTTCGTTGGACATGAAAAGGGTTCGGGACGACCGCTCAAGGAAGTGTTGTTGGAGGCAGGCTCCATCCGCTTCAAACCCATCATGCTGACGGCTCTTGCCGCCATGATCGGCGCGGTGGTCATTCTTGCAGATCCGATCTTTCAGGGATTGGCCATCTCACTGCTGTTCGGGCTGGCGTCTTCGACGCTTCTGACGGTATTGGTGATCCCGGCCATC